The segment CAGGCACAATTTCAAGACAATAACATTAGCGGATTCAACTTTTTGCTGCCGGAATATTTGCGAAGTGATCTGGCTATTTATACCAAACATACCTATCAGGTTTCAGAAAATCTTATACTAAGCCTGGGCACACGACTTAATCAAAGCAGCATTGCAATTGAGAAATTTCACGATACAAATTTGTATAATTATCTTTTAGAGAATGGCTTAGTCTGAAGATATTGCAAATAATTACGCTACCAGAAGTAAAGATATAAAGCGAAAATTCTTCAATCTCAACCTGATGGGAGGACTACTGTACAATTTTCATCAAAACCTGGATTTTTCAGTTAATGCTGGTACAAGTTTCAGGTTGCCTACTGCCATAGAGCTAGGTGCAAACGGAATTCATCACGGCTCTTTCCGACACGAACAGGGAAATCCTGACCTGAATTCAGAAAAAGGCTTTGTAATAGACACAAAATTGAATTACAGTAAAAATTCTTTTAATGCCTCGGTTAGTCCTTACCTGTATTACTTCAAGAATTATATTTTTTTGAACCCCAGCGGGGAATTTTCTATACTTCCGCACGCAGGACAGATCTATAAATTTACTCAAACCTCCGCCCTACTTAGTGGAGTAGAAATAAGTTTAAACAAGACTTTTGCTGAAAAGTGGAAAACACTTTTCAGCTTTGAATATTTATACACTAAGCAGATCAACAAAGACAGATCGAAAAATTTTCCACTCCCTTTTACGCCGCCCATAAATGGATATGCCGAAATAGGTTATGAATTTTTAAAAAGATCCAAAACATTTAATAATGCGGAGTTTTTTTCAAATGTAACTTTTGCTTTCAGGCAGGAACGCATTGCTCAAAATGAAGAAATTACTCCCGGATATAGTCTTTTGGGAGGAGGATTCCGAACAAGAGTAAATATGAATGGGTTTAAAACTACTATCAACCTACAGGCTACAAATATCTTCAACATTAAATATTACAATCATACAAGTTTTTATCGTGCTCTGAAAATTCCGGAGATGGGACGAAATATCCAATTGATGATTAAAATACCTTTTAAGTGATGCAGACATATAAACGACTTATCGCTGCTTTTCTTCTTGTATTTTTTCTTTTCCCACAAATAGCTGGTAATCTGCATTATTTTGTTGTGCCGCATCAGCCTGCTACCGATAAGATATTGGAAGTTGCCAAAAGTAACCCTGACTTACCTGTGCATTTCTGCATATTTCATCTCCAGGGTTTTTCAATGTTTCTTCCGTTAAAGATTTTTCAGAAAATATCAGCAAATGAAATATTCGAGATTAGTGTAAACATTGACGGTCTTGAACTTTACGTACATCAACCAGATTTCAATTTTCAGCTGAGGGGACCTCCGGAAAATAGAAAGTTTAAAAGTCATTAAAGTTTCTTTAAAAAAATTATACAAACTAATATTATAAAAAATGAAAATCAGATTATATTATTTATTAAGTCTTAGTATCGCATTATTTCTGGCATCTTGTAGCGAAGAAGATGACAATATTATTGACACTCAATCCCCTGTGATTAATATTGAAGAGCCTCATAATGAGGAAGGAATTTCTCCGGGAGAGGAAATACATTTTGATGCTTTATTTACAGATAATGTTGAATTGGCCTCTTATAAAATTGAAGTTCACAATGGCTTTGATGGCCATACGCACGCTTATGTTAAACAAGAGGGAGATCAGGACAACCCCTGGAGTTATAGTAAAGTTTTTACTATAGAAGCGGGACAAAAAAGTTTTAACGCACATCATCACATTCCGGTTCCAGCAGAAATTAACGGCGAGCCCATTAGTGAAGGGCATTACCATTTTGGGGTATTTGTTACAGATGCCGCCTTGTAATGAGACCCAGGCATTTTTGGAACTTCACATTGAAGAAGGTCACGAGGGCCACGAACATTAAAAATAGTAAAAAGGGGCTGCTCAATTCCTGGCAGCCCTTATTTTTTTTAGGGAACCTATTAATCCAGTTGAGTCCAAAAGATTGAATTAAATATTTTCCCGTTTATATAAAATGTTTCCGGAAATTACCTGATACCTTCAATTTGCCTTACTTATGGACCACTCTTATAGAAAAGAAGCAATTTTTATATGAAAATTCCCAGGTCACCTTCAAAACAGTAAACATTTTAGCCTGAATAAATCCGGTAATACAACCCCGGAACATGAATGTTTTTGTGAGAATTTTTTTAGCTTGTACAATAAATTTTAAATTTAATCTTATGATCGAGAGGAATAAAGAAACGCTTATAAAAGCAAATGAAGCAGTGAAAAATGGGGACAATGAGGGCTTTTTAGCTTATTGTACCCAGGATGTTAAATGGACTTTTGTGGGAGAAAGAGTACTAGAGGGAAAAGAAGCAGTGAGACAGTATATGGCTGTAAATTATATTAAACCTCCTCAATTTGATGTAAAAGAATTAATAGGCGAGAATGATTATGTAACAGCAATTGGTAACATCACCTTAGAGGACCAAAATGGCAAACCTACACATTATTCGTACTGTGATTTTTGGCGGTTTCACAAGGGCAAAATGGCTGAACTTATGGCCTTCGTAATTGAGACTGGTGATCTAGAAGAATTTTAGAAATAAACTGTTCATTTAATTCCCGTGATAAGTATCTAATTTTCTTATCTATACTAACTGTGTTAGGGTGAATCTTCTTTCTACTTCTTTGAAACAGCTATTATTCCAAAATCTTTTGAACTTTTTTAAAAGATAAGAAAAAGGAATCAGCGTCTGGGAAACTAATGAACTCTTATGAGGAAGGAATAGAAGTAGCTGCAAATTTTATTTTCAAAGCACTCTTTAAAATTAATGATCCTTTTTAGCTGTAATAGTCCAAATTTATCAATCCTTCATCTTAATTTCTGGTAGAGTATAATATTATCATTATTATCTGCCCTGGTGAATCGGCTTTACCCAATTAAGAACAATGCTGGAAGAACGGGTACATAAAAAGACAAAAGCGCCAAATAGCGTTGGCAACATGGTTATTTTAAGGCCATCGGCAAAATCTCTTGGGGTCGTATCTTCAAAGGAACTAAGATAATCCAGGATCTCAATGAGTTTGATCAATTGACCGAACACTCCCAGTACCAGTGCAAAAAGACCGATGGAATTGAGTAGAATAATGGTTCTGGCAATTTTAGGATCTTTTTCCTCGCGAAATAAATTCCTCTTATCAGGAGAAAAATGCCCAATAGGAAAACCAGAAGGATCATCATCATTATAAAAAAGCCGCCTTCCTCAAATCTTTCTCCAATTACTTCGAAAAATCCTTTTTGTGCCTGCAGTTCTAGTGCTACTATCATAATTTAAATTTTTTCGATTTATATATTCCCAAACCTACTGCTTATTGCTTAGCCGAGATAAGTTAAAGATACCAGTTACAGGTTTTCGACCTTTTACAGCAGATTCTTTACTTCTTTTGGTAATTTTCTTTGAGCTTGGTCAAAACCAGTAGAAAATACGTTATTCATCGCAAGTGGCTCAAAATTTCTGAAAATAATTGGATATTGTAGATCTATGACAGCCAGAACTATCACATATATTTTTTTGAGGAAAATCGTGCTCCACAGCCTTTTCTGGTTTCTGGTCCTTAGCTTTTACTCCTATTTTCTGGGCGCACCAAATGAGAACCTGTTTTCCTCCGGCTCCTTTGCTCTATTTCTCCTGCCCGTGACAATGGCCACTACTTATACCACCGTTTATTACCTCCTCCCCTATTTTTTGCTGAAAAAGAAATACCTCATGTTTGGTCTCTATAGTTTTTACACCCTGGTGCTTTCTGCTTTTGCCATTGTGATCTCTATTTTCTACGGACTGGTATTTATTCTGAATATGAATTACCACGGAATGCCTGCTCCCGGCCGTAGTTTATTGTCTATGGTAGTGCTGGTATATCTTGTGGTGGTATTGGTGAGTGCTTTCACACTGCTGAAGAAGAATTATTCTTCTATAGCTGAAAATCGGGCACTGGAAAATAAATTCCTGGAGGCCCAGTTAAAGCTGAAAGAACAGGAGTTGAATTACCTGAAATTGCAGGTACACCCCCACTTCCTTTTTAATACCCTCAATACCCTTTATGGCCATGCTCTCGCAAAAAGTGAGGAAACACCCGATATGATCCTGAAACTTTCCAATCTGTTGGATTACTTGTTGTA is part of the Antarcticibacterium sp. 1MA-6-2 genome and harbors:
- a CDS encoding sensor histidine kinase — its product is MLHSLFWFLVLSFYSYFLGAPNENLFSSGSFALFLLPVTMATTYTTVYYLLPYFLLKKKYLMFGLYSFYTLVLSAFAIVISIFYGLVFILNMNYHGMPAPGRSLLSMVVLVYLVVVLVSAFTLLKKNYSSIAENRALENKFLEAQLKLKEQELNYLKLQVHPHFLFNTLNTLYGHALAKSEETPDMILKLSNLLDYLLYQTDKPLVSLGSEIEHIRDYIALEQMRFRNNLLIDINLPPEFENIDIAPMLLIPFVENSFKHGQLVDGKLRIAISLKTDEEELWFTIKNSVKSEKNFESKNGLGLKNLEKRLQLLYPN
- a CDS encoding TonB-dependent receptor; the encoded protein is MGGLLYNFHQNLDFSVNAGTSFRLPTAIELGANGIHHGSFRHEQGNPDLNSEKGFVIDTKLNYSKNSFNASVSPYLYYFKNYIFLNPSGEFSILPHAGQIYKFTQTSALLSGVEISLNKTFAEKWKTLFSFEYLYTKQINKDRSKNFPLPFTPPINGYAEIGYEFLKRSKTFNNAEFFSNVTFAFRQERIAQNEEITPGYSLLGGGFRTRVNMNGFKTTINLQATNIFNIKYYNHTSFYRALKIPEMGRNIQLMIKIPFK
- a CDS encoding MotA/TolQ/ExbB proton channel family protein; this translates as MARTIILLNSIGLFALVLGVFGQLIKLIEILDYLSSFEDTTPRDFADGLKITMLPTLFGAFVFLCTRSSSIVLNWVKPIHQGR
- a CDS encoding nuclear transport factor 2 family protein, producing MIERNKETLIKANEAVKNGDNEGFLAYCTQDVKWTFVGERVLEGKEAVRQYMAVNYIKPPQFDVKELIGENDYVTAIGNITLEDQNGKPTHYSYCDFWRFHKGKMAELMAFVIETGDLEEF
- a CDS encoding DUF4625 domain-containing protein is translated as MKIRLYYLLSLSIALFLASCSEEDDNIIDTQSPVINIEEPHNEEGISPGEEIHFDALFTDNVELASYKIEVHNGFDGHTHAYVKQEGDQDNPWSYSKVFTIEAGQKSFNAHHHIPVPAEINGEPISEGHYHFGVFVTDAAL